The following proteins are co-located in the Paracoccaceae bacterium Fryx2 genome:
- a CDS encoding DUF4157 domain-containing protein yields MTGREGMRAEPRPDRGGDARPARQIRAAAEHEAQDAALQSAPRLGPAPQGLRDDATLAGFGRALPPALRMAEERRLGLDLSAVRLHDDAAAGDALADHGARALARGQEIALLPADARADTPDTARLLRHEIGHVAQQSRPGAAPMIQREGGEGRGIGRSPPDAPFVTVEGTGVEDDHALFARDSADLTPAARSALAAAAEGRTGEIVVHIHGYASLEGDDTYNRNLSAHRAVAIRDALAPLLPEGTRFTLYAHGETDAFGEPARNRRAGVDFITPEEGGLTLSGPLSLFPRPRPWARLLDPGALVLNLDLPDLQSPRVPLPGDLTPADLGLTPEGDPGYGPRRPPQPTNLWVQPPPIWPRGYDFTETAQGFAIRGVPLTLGHADDISTHFEFWRLRFFQLGLPADLADQAAQMGTDIMVGTHLSNNHPFRHEELDRQFGTEPPPSFTILNETRMMKIFDTVSGWFKKESDK; encoded by the coding sequence ATGACCGGGCGCGAGGGGATGCGGGCCGAACCCCGGCCCGACAGGGGCGGCGATGCCCGCCCGGCCCGGCAGATCCGTGCGGCGGCGGAACACGAGGCGCAGGATGCCGCCCTGCAGTCCGCCCCCCGGCTTGGCCCCGCCCCGCAGGGCCTGCGCGACGACGCCACGCTGGCGGGCTTCGGCCGCGCGCTGCCGCCCGCCCTGCGCATGGCCGAGGAACGCAGGCTCGGGCTCGACCTGTCGGCGGTTCGGCTGCACGACGATGCCGCGGCCGGGGATGCGCTGGCCGACCATGGCGCGCGCGCGCTGGCGCGGGGGCAGGAGATTGCCCTCCTCCCCGCCGATGCCCGCGCCGACACGCCCGACACCGCCCGCCTGCTGCGCCACGAGATCGGCCATGTCGCCCAGCAGTCCCGCCCCGGCGCCGCCCCGATGATCCAGCGCGAGGGGGGCGAAGGCCGCGGCATCGGCCGCAGCCCGCCCGACGCGCCCTTCGTGACCGTGGAGGGCACCGGGGTCGAGGATGACCACGCGCTTTTCGCCCGCGACAGCGCCGACCTGACACCCGCCGCCCGGTCTGCGCTGGCGGCGGCGGCCGAGGGGCGGACGGGCGAGATCGTGGTGCACATCCACGGCTATGCCAGCCTTGAAGGCGACGACACCTACAACCGCAACCTGTCGGCGCACCGGGCGGTGGCGATCCGCGATGCGCTGGCGCCGCTGCTGCCTGAGGGCACCCGGTTCACCCTTTACGCCCATGGCGAGACCGACGCCTTCGGTGAACCGGCCAGAAACCGCCGCGCCGGGGTGGATTTCATCACCCCCGAGGAAGGCGGGCTGACACTCTCGGGCCCGCTGTCGCTGTTCCCGCGTCCCCGGCCATGGGCGCGCCTGCTCGACCCCGGCGCGCTGGTCCTGAACCTCGACCTGCCGGACCTGCAATCGCCGCGCGTGCCGCTGCCCGGCGACCTGACGCCCGCCGACCTTGGCCTGACGCCGGAAGGCGACCCCGGCTACGGCCCCCGCCGCCCGCCGCAGCCGACGAACCTGTGGGTCCAGCCGCCCCCGATCTGGCCGCGCGGCTATGATTTCACCGAGACGGCGCAGGGCTTTGCCATCCGCGGCGTGCCGCTGACTCTTGGCCATGCCGACGACATCTCGACGCATTTCGAATTCTGGCGGCTGCGGTTCTTCCAGCTTGGCCTGCCCGCCGATCTGGCCGACCAGGCGGCGCAGATGGGCACCGACATCATGGTGGGCACCCACCTGTCGAACAACCACCCCTTCCGCCACGAAGAACTTGACCGGCAGTTCGGCACCGAACCGCCGCCCAGTTTCACCATCCTGAACGAAACCCGGATGATGAAGATTTTCGACACCGTAAGCGGCTGGTTCAAGAAGGAGAGTGACAAATGA